The Cannabis sativa cultivar Pink pepper isolate KNU-18-1 unplaced genomic scaffold, ASM2916894v1 Contig3, whole genome shotgun sequence genome window below encodes:
- the LOC115708010 gene encoding DEAD-box ATP-dependent RNA helicase 24 isoform X1 has product MSKRKFGFEGFGINRQTTYNFERSQQAPQRLYVPPSSRAQGHDNYEDTDLDNIDYEEHDAAAAADATKESGNGDEGNGGAEEEEEEEEEVDPLDAFMEGIHEEMRSAPPPKPKEKAEKYKDDEDDDPIESFLRAKKDVGLTLASDVLHAGYDSDEEVYAAAKAVDAGLVEYDSDDNPIVTDRKKIEPIPALDHSSIDYEPFNKDFYEEKDSISGMSEQEVADYQKSLAIRVSGVDVPRPVKTFEDCDFSSQLMSAIRKQGYEKPTSIQCQAFPIVLSGRDIIGIAKTGSGKTASFVLPMIVHIMDQPELQKEEGPIGVICAPTRELAHQIYIECKKFSKTQGIRVSAVYGGMSKLEQFKELKAGCEIVVATPGRLIDMLKMKALTMSRATYLVLDEADRMFDLGFEPQIRSIVGQIRPDRQTLLFSATMPRKVEKLAREILTDPVRVTVGEVGMANEDITQVVQVIPSDAEKLPWLLEKLPAMIDAGDVLVFASKKATVDEIESQLALKGFKIAALHGDKDQSSRMDILQKFKSGIYHVLIATDVAARGLDIKSIKSVVNFDIARDMDMHVHRIGRTGRAGDKDGTAYTLITQKEARFAGELVNNLIAAGQNVSVELMDLAMKDGRYRSKRDARKGGGKKGRGRGGGGGGGGGGGGNRGVRGVDFGLGIGYTPESNSGSSHAAPGRSAAVNSLKTGIMTQFKSSFVAASSTSQSQGSSNSSSASANKRPALRGFVSGGSIGGDNSYRAQTTYPSNYAPASGMTNSSSQNANDQNADQKNSESSSDRTRERRRRSGWDR; this is encoded by the exons ATGTCGAAGAGGAAATTCGGATTCGAAGGCTTTGGCATAAACCGCCAAACGACTTACAACTTCGAGCGCTCCCAACAAGCTCCTCAGCGATTGTATGTGCCTCCATCTTCGCGGGCACAAGGTCACGACAATTACGAAGACACTGACCTTGACAATATCGATTACGAAGAACATgatgctgctgctgctgctgatgCTACCAAGGAAAGTGGCAATGGTGACGAAGGTAATGGTGGAgctgaggaggaggaggaggaggaggaagaaGTTGATCCACTCGACGCGTTCATGGAAGGTATTCATGAGGAGATGAGGTCGGCGCCGCCGCCCAAGCCTAAAGAGAAGGCGGAGAAGTATAAggatgatgaggatgatgatCCGATTGAGAGCTTTCTTAGGGCAAAGAAGGATGTGGGTCTGACGCTGGCTTCAGACGTGCTTCACGCTGGTTATGATTCGGATGAGGAGGTCTATGCTGCGGCTAAGGCTGTCGATGCCGGGTTGGTGGAGTATGATTCGGATGATAATCCTATTGTTACTGATAGGAAGAAGATTGAGCCAATTCCAGCTCTGGATCATAGTTCGATTGACTATGAACCATTTAACAAGGACTTTTATGAGGAGAAAGATTCAATATCGG GGATGAGTGAACAAGAAGTTGCTGACTACCAAAAGAGCTTGGCCATTCGTGTGTCTGGTGTTGATGTTCCAAGGCCGGTAAAAACTTTTGAAGATTGTGATTTCTCTTCGCAACTCATGAGTGCTATTAGAAAACAAGGCTATGAAAAACCAACATCAATACAGTGCCAAGCTTTCCCAATTGTGCTTTCTGGGAGGGATATTATTGGAATAGCAAAAACTGGTTCAGGTAAGACAGCATCTTTTGTCCTTCCCATGATTGTCCATATCATGGATCAGCCCGAACTTCAGAAAGAAGAGGGTCCAATTGGAGTGATATGTGCACCCACAAGAGAATTGGCACACCAGATATATATAGAGTgcaagaaattttcaaaaacacaGGGTATACGTGTCTCAGCTGTTTATGGTGGTATGTCCAAACTTGAACAGTTCAAAGAGCTCAAGGCAGGTTGTGAAATAGTTGTGGCTACTCCTGGGAGACTGATAGACATGCTGAAAATGAAAGCCCTAACAATGTCTAGGGCAACTTACTTGGTACTTGATGAAGCCGACCGGATGTTTGACCTTGGATTTGAACCACAGATTAGATCTATTGTTGGTCAGATTAGGCCAGATCGTCAAACTCTGCTATTTTCTGCAACAATGCCGCGTAAAGTTGAGAAGTTGGCTAGGGAGATACTTACTGACCCTGTAAGAGTTACTGTTGGGGAGGTTGGTATGGCCAACGAGGATATCACTCAGGTTGTTCAAGTGATTCCTTCGGACGCTGAGAAGTTACCTTGGCTTCTTGAAAAACTACCTGCAATGATTGATGCAGGTGATGTCTTAGTGTTTGCATCGAAAAAGGCCACAGTGGATGAAATTGAGTCACAGCTGGCTCTGAAAGGTTTTAAAATTGCTGCTCTTCATGGTGACAAAGATCAGTCTTCCCGAATGGATATATTGCAGAAGTTTAAATCCGGCATCTACCATGTACTTATTGCAACTGATGTTGCTGCCCGTGGTCTCGACATTAAGTCCATCAAGTCTGTGGTGAACTTCGATATTGCAAGAGACATGGACATGCATGTTCACCGTATTGGTAGAACAGGTCGTGCTGGTGACAAAGATGGGACTGCATACACTCTTATAACACAGAAGGAGGCAAGGTTTGCTGGTGAATTGGTGAACAATTTGATTGCTGCTGGTCAGAATGTGTCAGTGGAGCTTATGGATCTTGCCATGAAG GATGGAAGGTATAGATCCAAACGCGATGCCAGAAAAGGAG GTGGAAAAAAAGGTAGAGGAAGAGGTGGAGGTGGTGGCGGtggcggtggtggtggtggaaATCGTGGTGTTCGTGGAGTAGATTTTGGTTTGGGTATAGGTTATACTCCTGAATCCAACAGCGGTTCATCTCATGCTGCTCCTGGTCGATCTGCAGCTGTAAATTCTCTTAAGACAGGAATAATGACTCAATTTAAGAGTAGCTTTGTCGCTGCTTCATCAACATCTCAGAGTCAGGGTTCAAGTAACAGTTCAAGTGCATCTGCAAACAAGAGACCAGCATTACGTGGCTTTGTCTCTGGTGGTTCAATTGGCGGTGATAACAGTTATAGAGCTCAGACAACCTATCCAAGTAATTATGCCCCAGCATCGGGGATGACC
- the LOC115708010 gene encoding DEAD-box ATP-dependent RNA helicase 24 isoform X2 — protein MSKRKFGFEGFGINRQTTYNFERSQQAPQRLYVPPSSRAQGHDNYEDTDLDNIDYEEHDAAAAADATKESGNGDEGNGGAEEEEEEEEEVDPLDAFMEGIHEEMRSAPPPKPKEKAEKYKDDEDDDPIESFLRAKKDVGLTLASDVLHAGYDSDEEVYAAAKAVDAGLVEYDSDDNPIVTDRKKIEPIPALDHSSIDYEPFNKDFYEEKDSISGMSEQEVADYQKSLAIRVSGVDVPRPVKTFEDCDFSSQLMSAIRKQGYEKPTSIQCQAFPIVLSGRDIIGIAKTGSGKTASFVLPMIVHIMDQPELQKEEGPIGVICAPTRELAHQIYIECKKFSKTQGIRVSAVYGGMSKLEQFKELKAGCEIVVATPGRLIDMLKMKALTMSRATYLVLDEADRMFDLGFEPQIRSIVGQIRPDRQTLLFSATMPRKVEKLAREILTDPVRVTVGEVGMANEDITQVVQVIPSDAEKLPWLLEKLPAMIDAGDVLVFASKKATVDEIESQLALKGFKIAALHGDKDQSSRMDILQKFKSGIYHVLIATDVAARGLDIKSIKSVVNFDIARDMDMHVHRIGRTGRAGDKDGTAYTLITQKEARFAGELVNNLIAAGQNVSVELMDLAMKVEKKVEEEVEVVAVAVVVVEIVVFVE, from the exons ATGTCGAAGAGGAAATTCGGATTCGAAGGCTTTGGCATAAACCGCCAAACGACTTACAACTTCGAGCGCTCCCAACAAGCTCCTCAGCGATTGTATGTGCCTCCATCTTCGCGGGCACAAGGTCACGACAATTACGAAGACACTGACCTTGACAATATCGATTACGAAGAACATgatgctgctgctgctgctgatgCTACCAAGGAAAGTGGCAATGGTGACGAAGGTAATGGTGGAgctgaggaggaggaggaggaggaggaagaaGTTGATCCACTCGACGCGTTCATGGAAGGTATTCATGAGGAGATGAGGTCGGCGCCGCCGCCCAAGCCTAAAGAGAAGGCGGAGAAGTATAAggatgatgaggatgatgatCCGATTGAGAGCTTTCTTAGGGCAAAGAAGGATGTGGGTCTGACGCTGGCTTCAGACGTGCTTCACGCTGGTTATGATTCGGATGAGGAGGTCTATGCTGCGGCTAAGGCTGTCGATGCCGGGTTGGTGGAGTATGATTCGGATGATAATCCTATTGTTACTGATAGGAAGAAGATTGAGCCAATTCCAGCTCTGGATCATAGTTCGATTGACTATGAACCATTTAACAAGGACTTTTATGAGGAGAAAGATTCAATATCGG GGATGAGTGAACAAGAAGTTGCTGACTACCAAAAGAGCTTGGCCATTCGTGTGTCTGGTGTTGATGTTCCAAGGCCGGTAAAAACTTTTGAAGATTGTGATTTCTCTTCGCAACTCATGAGTGCTATTAGAAAACAAGGCTATGAAAAACCAACATCAATACAGTGCCAAGCTTTCCCAATTGTGCTTTCTGGGAGGGATATTATTGGAATAGCAAAAACTGGTTCAGGTAAGACAGCATCTTTTGTCCTTCCCATGATTGTCCATATCATGGATCAGCCCGAACTTCAGAAAGAAGAGGGTCCAATTGGAGTGATATGTGCACCCACAAGAGAATTGGCACACCAGATATATATAGAGTgcaagaaattttcaaaaacacaGGGTATACGTGTCTCAGCTGTTTATGGTGGTATGTCCAAACTTGAACAGTTCAAAGAGCTCAAGGCAGGTTGTGAAATAGTTGTGGCTACTCCTGGGAGACTGATAGACATGCTGAAAATGAAAGCCCTAACAATGTCTAGGGCAACTTACTTGGTACTTGATGAAGCCGACCGGATGTTTGACCTTGGATTTGAACCACAGATTAGATCTATTGTTGGTCAGATTAGGCCAGATCGTCAAACTCTGCTATTTTCTGCAACAATGCCGCGTAAAGTTGAGAAGTTGGCTAGGGAGATACTTACTGACCCTGTAAGAGTTACTGTTGGGGAGGTTGGTATGGCCAACGAGGATATCACTCAGGTTGTTCAAGTGATTCCTTCGGACGCTGAGAAGTTACCTTGGCTTCTTGAAAAACTACCTGCAATGATTGATGCAGGTGATGTCTTAGTGTTTGCATCGAAAAAGGCCACAGTGGATGAAATTGAGTCACAGCTGGCTCTGAAAGGTTTTAAAATTGCTGCTCTTCATGGTGACAAAGATCAGTCTTCCCGAATGGATATATTGCAGAAGTTTAAATCCGGCATCTACCATGTACTTATTGCAACTGATGTTGCTGCCCGTGGTCTCGACATTAAGTCCATCAAGTCTGTGGTGAACTTCGATATTGCAAGAGACATGGACATGCATGTTCACCGTATTGGTAGAACAGGTCGTGCTGGTGACAAAGATGGGACTGCATACACTCTTATAACACAGAAGGAGGCAAGGTTTGCTGGTGAATTGGTGAACAATTTGATTGCTGCTGGTCAGAATGTGTCAGTGGAGCTTATGGATCTTGCCATGAAG GTGGAAAAAAAGGTAGAGGAAGAGGTGGAGGTGGTGGCGGtggcggtggtggtggtggaaATCGTGGTGTTCGTGGAGTAG